tgtgCATTGGGAGGGGGATCAACCCCTTCTTCAATACTAAGCCGCCTTCTCTCTCTAAGCCTATCTTCTTCATCTTCTGTAGAAACCAAAGATGGATCAAATGTATCAAAAAATGTTGAATGTGGGCTCACAGGAGCTGTATGCTGTTTAATCAAATGCCATTTTTGGGCTAAATCTGAGCCAGCAGGAAATGGGCATTTCTCAAGCATTAATTCAGAcagatggatttttcttttattggaaaAGAGAGGCTTTGACTGCTTGCTGTAAGTTCTCATGGGAAAACACAAGCCCACAGTatcctgcaacctctgtctcagaGAGCGACTTCCTACAGTTCTGCTGGAAACACTGTCCATGTCGTGTACAGAACTTACGCCGTAGCGCCTCTCCCTCCTTTGAAGTCCACTTCGAGTTCTCCCAAACTTTTTATCAGCATCCAATGAACTCTGGGTCTTTGTAGAACAGGAATGTTTTTTCTTCCCACCCCATGGAGCATGTCGAGAGTATGAATCTCTTCGTGCAAGTCTTGTTCCCGGGGTAACACAAGAATCATTATCCTTTTCGATGCTTATTTCAACAATTTGAGGGATTTCTGTGGCACAATTTTGATTTCTCCTTGAAGAATTCTTTGAAGGGCTTAATCCCAGTTGCAAGGCAACATTTTCTCTTAAGGGACTACTTTGTTGCTGAGGAGTTGAGTCTCCTATGCTGATGTTTTTCTCTCTGACAGACAAACATCTGTTGGAGTTCATGTCCACATTTTCACTACGGCTTCCTCCCTCATGACCGAAGAGATTCTGACACCTGTATTTGAAGTTATTCCACATTTTCCCCACTTTATCCATTGATTATAAAATCTAaagacaaaacaggaaaaaaagaaaaataaattaatcagaGTAGCATGTGAAGGTAGCTAAGGCAGTGCCCACGTCCCTTTCCGTTCGGAATTTCAGTGATATTGGCCAAGAGTTCACCTATACTGCTGTGCTGAAGTGATGAGGCGTGTGTTCTGTTGGGCAGCAGGAAGGCCACCGGGCCTTTTAGGCACTGACCTTGTTCAAGCCAGTCCTTACTTCCCATTTCCTTTCAGGCAGAATATTCTGAACTCAGGTGAAAGGAAATAAACGCTCTTAAACTCTGGTTTCTTTTTCCTGTGCTTCAACCTGTCTCCTTAACTTGAATATTACAAAGGCAAAATATGTTCCATATTGTTGAAACACATTTGTATTCAACTTTTCAAAAGTTATAACCAGGACCACATTTTGTAACACATTAAAATTAGTTCAAAAACCTTTCATTAGTAGCAATCTTCCCAATTTCACTTAACCAGTTCCTTGCAATTCTAAGGTTTACAGGTTCATCACTTGTGAAAAACCCGTATCTTCCCTCCTACCCTGTAATGCATCAAATTTATCCATGATTTTGAAGAAGCAGTTtgagtagaaaagaaagaaaaagaatgtaataTTTAGGaaaggtgtcttttttttttttttttttttttttttttttgagaagtcttgctctgttgtccatgctggagtgcaatggtgagatctcggctcactgcaacctccatctcccagattcaaatgattctcctgcatcggcctcccgagtagctgggactacaggcatgcatcaccatgcctggctaatttttctatttttagtagagatgggatttcaccatgttggtcaggctggtcttgaactcctgacctcaggtgatccactggccttggcttcccaaagtgctgggattacaggcgtgagccaccacgcccggccaggaaagATGTCTTAAGCTTTCCAATTCTTAATCCTGGAAGAGTTTGGAAATTATAATAGAGTAATAGAAAGAAAGGCTACGGTACTATAgtaatcacaaaaacaaaaaccaaaaacatacaaTTTGGCATCTTTATTcttgttccttaaaaaaaaaatctaggccaggcatgatggctcacacctgtgatcccagcacactgggaggccgaggcaggtggatcacgaggtcaggagatcaagaccatcttggctaacactgtgaaaccccgtctctactaaaaatacaaaacattagccaggcatggtggtgggcacctgtagtcccagctactcaggaggctgaggcaggagaatggcatgaacctgggaagcagagtttgcagtgagccgagattgcaccactgcactccagcttgggcgacagagcgagactcttgtctcaaaaaaaaaaaaaaaaaaaaaaaaaaaaaaaaaaaaaaaaaaaaaaacctaaagcagTGTATGACACTTTACAAATAAATTCTTTTAAGACTacaatatcggccgggcgcggtggctcaagcctgtaatcccagcactttgagaggccgagacgggcggatcacgaggtcaggagatggagaccatcctggctaacacggtgaaaccccgtctctactaaaaatacataaaattagccgggcgaggtggcgggcgcctgtagtcccagctactcgggaggctgaggcaggagaatggcgtgaacccgggaggcggagcttgcagtgagctgagatccggccactgcactccagcctggacgacagagcaagactccgtctcaaaaaaaaaaaaaaaaaaaaaaaaaagactacaataTCAACAGGCACACTGTCTAGTTCAGTAACTACAAGTCAAcattagaagaaatggaaaaacctaAACTTAAAATTCAATTGGTTTTGTCACATTATGATAGCAGAAAACtttggctgatcttgaactttgaCTAGTTATTTTTGTCATAAACGCTTATATTTTCAAGAAGTTGACTAGGAATAAGAGAATAACAGAGAATAAACTTTCTTAGAATGAACTGTAGGTCTTCCCATTAGTTTCTCACAGAAAGGGCTCTTGGactaatggaaacacaacatagaAAATTAATGTCCATGATATCATAAAATGTACTTTCAGATGATTTAATTCTTTATTAAAAGCACACTGTCAGGCACATATGAAGTTTGCATGGTAGTTGgcatatattataataaaatgtattagacAGAACTGTTAAATCTCAGCAACGTCTATTTTAGAACACGGCCTCCTCTGTCTTGCAAAAATCTTTCTCGTAAGCCTTTTTATGAGGTTTATGCCATTTGAACTTCACGTGCCTTGTTAtcatttattcttcttcttaAATTAAGATTTCAGTTCCTTGCCCATAGTCCTGTTAATATAGCCGAATTCCTGCCATATTCTTGGTGACTCCATTGTCTTTGTAGATGTTCTCTTCCAATATCCTAGCCCCTTTCTAtcctggtttcttctcatttattttaaagttagtttttatttttacctaattCACATATTTGTAGTTTGAAGGTCAAATACCACTACAAGACTCTTAACAAAAAATAGCACCACCACCCACCatgtgactactagaaaatttaaaagtaacatATGTGACTCAGGTTACATTTGTATTGAACATTATTGATGTACAGCAAGGGCCGGCAAACCAAAGTCTgaaggccaaatctggcccatgGCCTGTTTTTGAAAGGATCCCAGCTCAgaaaagtttttacatttttaaagggattAAAAAAACATACACGCACAAAGAACATTTGACAGAGACCACATGTagtctgcaaagcctaaaatattttctatttagcCCCTTTCAGAAAAAGTTTACTGACCCTACTCTACCTATTTGAGATAAACCACATCACTCTAGACACAAGAAGTTCAAGAATTTAACTCTCTTCTCTGTGTTTATAAATTTTGTAGCTATCTAAAGATACTTCTCTGACAAGCAAATTATAcccaaaaaataacttttaaaaagtgacctAACCTAAAACCACTCATCTCCTTATATAGCTCTTTATAAGTTGTATGAATTAGTATGATACGCAGAAAACATCTGTACTTGCCAAGGCACAAAGGCAGTTTCTAACACTGAACCCTCTGGTTCAGTTTCACAGAGCGTGAAAGTTATTTCTGTATTCTTACTCTGGAGCATGTTATCAGATTGTGTCTTACTCCATGGAGAAAGACAGTTGATTTTTCTTGACATGTGAAATGTGATGTGGGCAGTTTTAAtatcaggaaggaaaaaatactCACAGTAATTCATGGACTAGTCAACATAACAATCAGGAAGGCATTTCAACTATCTTGATATTAACAATGTCAGATTCAAAgctcttttttttg
This region of Rhinopithecus roxellana isolate Shanxi Qingling chromosome 17, ASM756505v1, whole genome shotgun sequence genomic DNA includes:
- the SOCS5 gene encoding suppressor of cytokine signaling 5 produces the protein MDKVGKMWNNFKYRCQNLFGHEGGSRSENVDMNSNRCLSVREKNISIGDSTPQQQSSPLRENVALQLGLSPSKNSSRRNQNCATEIPQIVEISIEKDNDSCVTPGTRLARRDSYSRHAPWGGKKKHSCSTKTQSSLDADKKFGRTRSGLQRRERRYGVSSVHDMDSVSSRTVGSRSLRQRLQDTVGLCFPMRTYSKQSKPLFSNKRKIHLSELMLEKCPFPAGSDLAQKWHLIKQHTAPVSPHSTFFDTFDPSLVSTEDEEDRLRERRRLSIEEGVDPPPNAQIHTFEATAQVNPLYKLGPKLAPGMTEISGDSSAIPQANCDSEEDTTTLCLQSRRQKQRQISGDSHTHVSRQGAWKVHTQIDYIHCLVPDLLQITGNPCYWGVMDRYEAEALLEGKPEGTFLLRDSAQEDYLFSVSFRRYNRSLHARIEQWNHNFSFDAHDPCVFHSSTVTGLLEHYKDPSSCMFFEPLLTISLNRTFPFSLQYICRAVICRCTTYDGIDGLPLPSMLQDFLKEYHYKQKVRVRWLEREPVKAK